In Quercus lobata isolate SW786 chromosome 12, ValleyOak3.0 Primary Assembly, whole genome shotgun sequence, a genomic segment contains:
- the LOC115970913 gene encoding uncharacterized protein LOC115970913, whose translation MTDLMALFSELMTTIVILVTRPFSLFKLACLFGMKTVIIFIRTWIELVRAAICSHLNLFWRITMMTVALISLPVRILNALQNERQLELYLHDMQIDLENLLWDNKKLQEHVQTAIKERKMMELILEELEEEHDKAIAKIERLEGEFQHMKNENLWLKEIQGKGDWSIRSPDDKGNGQNTSVSDNYGIPYGISSLKSSYNASGIFLQDLTMPKDTWGDESKRKTDIINFLKNRSKSSEIIARHSDTNEVLDQRREVALSQSLFSAVLSLLVGMIVWEAGDPCMPLVVALFTVVGMSLKSVVQFFFTIKNKPASDAAALLSFNLFILGMLTYPALPRVATLLAPLALRFVDQTVSWFWSLIPTA comes from the exons ATGACGGATTTGATGGCATTGTTTTCTGAGTTAATGACTACCATAGTAATTTTGGTGACAAGGCCTTTCTCTCTATTCAAATTAGCATGCTTGTTTGGCATGAAGACTGTTATCATTTTTATTCGCACTTGGATAGAGTTGGTAAGGGCTGCAATTTGCTCCCATTTGAATCTGTTCTGGAGAATCACGATGATGACAGTTGCTCTTATATCTCTGCCTGTACGAATTTTGAATGCCTTACAGAATGAGAGGCAG CTCGAACTGTATCTGCATGACATGCAGATTGACTTGGAGAATCTTCTGTGGGATAATAAGAAATTACAAGAACATGTTCAAACAGCCATTAAAGAACGTAAAATGATGGAGTTGATATTAGAAGAGCTCGAAGAGGAACACGACAAGGCCATTGCCAAAATTGAACGGTTAGAGGGTGAG TTTCAGCATATGAAGAATGAGAATCTTTGGCTGAAAGAAATTCAGGGTAAGGGAGATTGGAGTATTAGAAGTCCAGATGACAAGGGCAATGGCCAAAACACTAGCGTTTCTGACAATTATGGAATTCCCTATGGGATCTCATCGTTGAAATCCAGTTATAATGCAAGTGGTATCTTTCTCCAGGATCTAACGATGCCGAAAGACACTTGGGGGGACGAGAGCAAAAGAAAAACGGACATtatcaatttcttaaaaaacaGATCAAAATCTAGTGAAATCATCGCAAGACATTCGGATACAAATGAAGTTCTTGACCAACGCAGGGAGGTTGCACTATCACAAAGTCTTTTCAGTGCAGTATTATCGCTTTTGGTTGGAATGATTGTGTGGGAAGCTGGAGACCCTTGCATGCCCCTTGTAGTGGCTCTTTTCACAGTAGTTGGAATGTCCTTGAAGAGTGTAGTTCAGTTTTTCTTCACCATTAAGAACAAACCTGCTTCGGATGCAGCTGCTCTCTTAAGCTTCAACTTGTTCATACTTGGCATGCTGACCTACCCAGCATTGCCAAGAGTTGCTACATTGTTGGCTCCACTGGCTTTAAGGTTTGTGGACCAAACAGTGAGCTGGTTTTGGTCTCTCATTCCCACAGCTTGA